A stretch of the Flavobacterium aquiphilum genome encodes the following:
- a CDS encoding TonB-dependent receptor: MKYLNQKLLPIKLLLCLFVLFSATTFAQTSGSLKGTVQTSDNKAAEGVSITLKELNRTTIADNNGNYSIKNIPAGNYTLIVTLVGYTDFQQNVTITSGETATANITLALSNNELNQVVVLSNKSAFKTNRISSSLRLQSPIIEIPQNIQVVTGKLIQDQQIYDMLEGVTRNVSGATRVEHWDNYANIFMRGSQVAAFRNGMNVSTTWGPLTEDMSMVERIEFVKGPAGFMLANGNPSGFYNVVTKKPSGRTKGEANMTLGSFDMYRAALDFDGKLSKDGKLLYRINVMGQMKGSHRDYDYNNRYSIAPVLKYLIDENTSLTLEYTKQFSQVNIIGSNYVFSNRGYADLPKSFTTGEPNFKPTNMDDQSILAILEHKMSNNWKFTGQATYINYKQEGMSMWPQWPGFAPGTDNILTRGVSIWDVLGLTKTGQFFVNGEEKTGSVTHKILGGLDMSDKMYYHDWSQSAALNGYDASGNIVPFDIYNPIHGNVPASAMPNFDRSKDIRERGVQYHNGYNAIYAQDELGFFEDKLRLTLAGRYTTLKTSNPYSGSFDDSKFTPRVGVSYSFNKNNAAYFVSDQSFNENYGTDWQGKSFDPETGNNLELGFKRDWMNGKWNSVVSVYQITKKNVLTADPEHSTGGIQYSRQSGEQQVEGVEIDVRGEIFKNLDVVINYAFTEAKVTKDTDPAIVGTQVAGTSRHIQNTWLNYKMDRGVLNGLGLSIGYQYQVDRSPWFVSDDQTSGLPDYFRLDGSLTYQKGKMTYNLIVNNILNRYLYSGGKYDPGYFYWQAEPGTNLRVSVGYRF, translated from the coding sequence ATGAAATATTTGAATCAAAAATTGCTCCCTATCAAATTGCTCTTATGTCTATTTGTCCTTTTCAGTGCTACTACTTTTGCGCAAACTTCCGGAAGCTTGAAAGGAACTGTTCAAACCAGCGACAACAAAGCCGCTGAAGGTGTTTCGATTACCTTAAAAGAATTAAACAGAACCACCATTGCCGATAATAACGGTAATTATAGTATCAAAAACATACCTGCCGGCAACTACACTTTAATAGTAACATTAGTAGGTTATACCGATTTTCAACAAAACGTGACAATAACTTCTGGCGAAACTGCAACAGCAAATATCACTTTGGCTTTATCCAATAACGAATTAAATCAAGTGGTTGTTTTAAGTAACAAAAGTGCTTTCAAAACCAACAGGATTTCATCTTCACTTCGTTTGCAATCTCCAATTATCGAAATCCCACAAAATATCCAGGTTGTTACCGGGAAATTAATCCAAGACCAACAAATTTATGACATGCTCGAAGGTGTAACCCGCAACGTGAGTGGAGCTACACGAGTAGAACATTGGGACAATTATGCCAATATATTCATGAGAGGAAGCCAAGTTGCTGCTTTTCGAAACGGTATGAACGTGAGCACTACTTGGGGGCCATTGACCGAAGATATGAGTATGGTAGAACGCATTGAATTTGTAAAAGGCCCAGCAGGATTCATGCTTGCCAACGGAAACCCAAGCGGTTTTTATAATGTAGTAACCAAAAAACCAAGCGGCCGTACGAAAGGCGAAGCCAATATGACATTAGGAAGTTTTGATATGTACAGAGCAGCCCTTGACTTTGACGGAAAACTTTCAAAGGATGGAAAATTATTGTACCGTATTAATGTTATGGGGCAAATGAAAGGCAGCCACCGCGATTATGACTACAACAACCGCTACTCGATTGCGCCAGTTTTGAAATATTTAATTGATGAGAATACCTCACTTACTTTAGAATATACCAAACAATTTTCGCAAGTAAATATCATTGGTTCTAATTATGTTTTCTCAAATAGAGGCTATGCCGATTTGCCAAAAAGTTTTACTACAGGTGAACCAAACTTCAAACCAACGAATATGGATGACCAAAGTATTTTGGCTATTTTGGAACACAAAATGAGCAATAATTGGAAATTCACCGGACAAGCGACGTATATCAATTACAAACAAGAAGGTATGTCGATGTGGCCACAATGGCCTGGATTTGCTCCCGGAACAGACAATATTTTGACTAGAGGTGTTTCTATTTGGGATGTTTTGGGATTGACAAAAACGGGACAATTCTTCGTTAATGGCGAAGAAAAAACTGGATCAGTTACACACAAAATTTTAGGTGGTCTTGATATGAGTGATAAAATGTACTACCACGATTGGAGTCAATCAGCCGCTCTTAACGGTTATGATGCAAGTGGAAATATTGTACCTTTTGATATTTATAACCCAATTCACGGAAACGTTCCTGCATCGGCTATGCCTAATTTTGACCGAAGCAAAGACATAAGAGAAAGAGGTGTTCAATATCATAATGGTTACAATGCGATATACGCTCAGGACGAACTTGGTTTCTTTGAGGACAAACTTCGCTTGACACTTGCCGGAAGATACACTACTCTTAAAACATCAAACCCATATTCAGGTTCTTTTGACGATAGTAAATTTACGCCTCGTGTGGGTGTGAGTTATTCCTTTAACAAAAACAATGCAGCTTATTTTGTAAGCGACCAATCATTTAATGAAAATTATGGAACCGATTGGCAAGGTAAAAGCTTTGATCCGGAAACCGGAAATAATCTTGAATTGGGTTTCAAAAGAGACTGGATGAACGGAAAATGGAACTCTGTCGTTTCTGTTTATCAGATTACAAAGAAAAATGTTTTGACCGCAGATCCTGAACATTCTACTGGTGGAATCCAATACAGCAGACAAAGCGGTGAACAACAGGTTGAAGGCGTCGAAATAGATGTGAGAGGTGAAATCTTCAAAAATTTGGATGTTGTTATCAACTATGCTTTCACAGAAGCCAAAGTTACCAAAGATACTGACCCTGCAATTGTTGGAACCCAAGTTGCCGGAACATCAAGACACATTCAAAATACTTGGTTGAATTATAAAATGGACAGAGGAGTTTTAAACGGTTTAGGGCTTTCTATCGGGTATCAATATCAAGTTGATCGCTCTCCATGGTTTGTTTCTGACGACCAAACTTCAGGCTTGCCGGATTATTTCCGTTTGGATGGATCGCTTACCTATCAAAAAGGAAAAATGACCTATAATCTTATTGTCAACAACATCTTAAACCGATATTTATATTCTGGTGGAAAATACGATCCGGGGTATTTTTACTGGCAGGCAGAACCGGGGACTAATTTGAGAGTTTCAGTTGGATATAGATTTTAA
- a CDS encoding DUF6265 family protein has protein sequence MFQKTTLLLLLLAIVSCKNPEATEKDQIKTANWLLGKWESKIDDGDLSESWEQLNDSTFQAKSFFIKGKDTLHFESITLQQKGEQLFYSATVKGQNDDKSVAFRLTNKTAKQLVFENPKHDYPQKITYTQINKDSLVASISGVQLGKPSSEKFGMKRMEEDKK, from the coding sequence ATGTTCCAAAAAACAACTCTTTTACTGCTTTTATTAGCCATTGTTTCTTGCAAAAACCCTGAAGCAACCGAGAAAGACCAAATAAAAACTGCCAACTGGTTATTGGGAAAATGGGAATCCAAAATCGATGACGGTGATCTTTCCGAGAGTTGGGAACAACTTAACGACAGCACTTTTCAAGCCAAATCCTTTTTCATCAAAGGCAAAGACACGCTGCATTTTGAATCGATAACATTACAGCAAAAAGGGGAACAGTTATTCTATAGCGCCACTGTAAAAGGTCAAAATGACGATAAATCTGTTGCTTTCAGACTTACGAACAAAACCGCAAAACAATTGGTTTTTGAAAATCCTAAACACGACTACCCACAAAAAATCACTTATACCCAAATTAACAAGGATAGTTTAGTCGCATCTATCTCAGGAGTACAACTCGGAAAACCAAGCTCTGAAAAATTCGGAATGAAAAGAATGGAAGAAGACAAAAAATAA